TGTCGCGGCATGATCGGGAACGAAACGTTTGGCGTCTGCCATCGGCGTACTATCCTCCAAAGAAAGCGGTAAGTTTAGTTCCAAAGGTCGCCGAGCCAAGTCCCAAGGCGACCGACGACGCCGCGCTTGTGACCATTTGCCGGTGCGCCGTCGGATTTCGGGCCGAAGATGACGAGCCCAACCGCCGTCGCGTACTCGGGTTGTTTGACGGCATCATTGAGTCCCGCGAGCGTCGATGGATATCCAATGCGCGTCGGTAGGCCGAAGATCTCACTGGCAGCTGCGTCGATGCCTGACAACCGCGCGCCGCCGCCCGTGAGCACGACTTCGGCTAAGATCATGTCGCGCGCGACATGCTCGGAGATGTGCGCGCGTGCCATGCGGAAGAGTTCGCTGATACGCGGCTCGATGATCGCCCGCAGCTCTTGCGTCGTAACCATCCGCGAGTTTCGTCCGTCAAGTGTCTTTACGGAAAAGCTTGTCTCGTCGCCGAGCTCAAATTTGGCCGCGCTGCCGTACGTACGCTTGACCATCTCGGCTTCGGCGAAATTCGTTTTCAAGCCGAGCGCGATGTCGTTCGTCAGGATATTTCCGCCGACAGGCAACGTTCCGGTATGAATCGCACCGCCGCCCACGTAGACGGCGATATCGGTCGTCCCGCCGCCGATGTCGAGCAAAATCACGCCGACGTGTTTTTCTTCAGGCAAGAGTGTCGCAGCCGATGAAGCAAGCGGCTCGAAGACAAGGCCTGCGGTTTCTAGGCCGGCACGGTGCACGCACTTGAGGACGTTGGCGATGAACGTCGCGCCGCCCGTGACGATGTGCGTCTCGACTTCGAGACGTCCGCCCGACATACCGACCGGATCGGTCACGCCTTCGTGTCCGTCAACGGTATAGTGACGTGGCAGCGCGTGAATGATTTGCCGGTCAGCTGCCAAGTTGATGATCTTTGAGGCGTCGAGGACACGCCGAACGTCACCGTGGACGACCTCGCGCTCCTCACCGGAGACTGCGACGATGCCGCGATTGTTCGTGCTCTGAATGTGCTCGCCGGTCACGCCTACGTAGACTTGGGAGATGGCAACGCCGGCCATCCGCTCCGCTCGTTCCGTCGCGGCTTCGATCGCCCTGACGGTCTCCTCGAGATCGGTTACGACGCCACGACGAAGCCCGGTGGAAGGCGCTTCACCGACACCGATGATCTCGAGGCCGGCGGGTCCGTTGGCGGCGACGACGGCACACGTTTTGGTCGTCCCAATGTCGAGCCCGGCGAGGGTCTGCGACCGCATCCCCTAGATATTGTGTTTCCCTAGGCAAATCCCTACTACTTGTGGTGGCTGCGCTCCTCGACGACGGGGGTCGAGGGTGCGCGGAGGTCGATGACCGCGACGTCCCGGGAGCGCTTCCCATAGGTCTGAAGGATCGGATCGACGAGCGTGGCCTTCTGCGCCAGGTCGCGATCGTCGCCGAAACGCACCGCGATCCCACCGCTTAACGTAACGTCCAGGCCGCCGAAGCGATCGAAGGCGCTGTAGACGGGGTCGACATGATTGGCGCGCAACGTCCGCACGTCCGAAAGAAACCGCGTCAACTGCGCGACGTCGATCGTCGACCCGGCTTGCTGCGGCGTAAGCCCAGGCCACCCGATCACGACCGCGCGCGGCCCATCGTTGCACGATGTTTCGATGACGTGTCCATTTGCATCGACTAAGTATCGCGCGGATGCAGACTGTACGCAGGCCGCCGGCGTTCGTTCAACGACGACAATCCGGACGCTCGCAGGCAACGAACGATGAATGCGCGTCGATTGCACCCACGGAATCGCATCGACACGCGTTTCCGCAGCGTGTTTGTCGATCAACCACGCGTTACGATTGCTCGGAATCGCGGCACGTTTGAGGACATCCGCTACAGCGACGTGCTTGGTTCCATAAACGTCGACGTTCTTCGGAGTGAAACCCGGCCAGGTCGCAATACGGAAGCCCGCGACGCCCGCCGCGATCAGCAGCAGAACGATGAAAATCCAAAATACGCGCAGTCGTGCGAGCAGCGACGGTTTCGCGCGGCGGCGCACCGTCGTCATGCGGCGCTCAAGATGAAACGCTCGATCGCCTCGGCGACACCGTCTTGCTCCACACCGGCGACGATCGCATCGGCCTTTTCACGCAACTCAGGCGGAGCAGTCCCCATTGCGACACCGAAGCCCGCGCTCGTGATGAGCGGCACGTCGTTCCATGAATCCCCGATCGCCATCGTCTCTGCGAGCTCGACCCCATAGTACTTCGCGACCGTCGTAAGCGCGCGTCCCTTGTCGACGTTCGCATCGATGACTTCGACGAACTCGGGTTGACTGCGCGTAACGCTAGCGTCGCCTGCAAGCCAGATGCGCAGCTCTTCTGCATACGCGCCGGCGAGCTTGGGATCGAGCACACAATTGATCTTGGTCGACGGCCGCTCCGCAAAGAATTTCGCGAGCGGACCAACCTCGTGCGCCTCTACCTTCGCAAGCGCCGTATAGCTGCGCGTGTATTCGTCGTTGACTTCCGTGTAAAGCTTGTCCTCAAAATAACCGAGCGCGCGCACACCCTCGCCGGCGGTGCGCTCAAACACCCGGAGGCCCGCCGCAATCGGCATCGGCGTATGGGCGAGACGTTCACCCGACGCAACGACGTACGTGGCTGCACCATGATAGCACACGATAGGCCCCTCGATTCCGATCGCCGCCGCGAACGGACGCGCAGCCGAGAACATGCGGCCCGTAACCATCGTGAACGCGACGCCCGCACCGCGCGCGCGCGTGATAGCGGTCTTGACGTTCTGCGAGATCTGCAGCTTCGTCGAGACGAGCGTTCCGTCCAAATCGAGGGCCACAAGGCGAATCTGGGTCATCGTTTACGCATCCTCGCGCTTTGCGCATGCGCGGGAAGACCTTCGAAATCGGCGAGCGATGCGAGCACGTCCGCATCTTGCTGCATGCGCGCGTCACTGTACTCAACGAGCGACATCGTCCGCATAAAATCGGCGAGACGCAACCCCGATGCGAAACGGGCAGCGCCGGCGGTCGGCAAGACGTGATTCGTTCCGGCGATATAATCGCCGGCCGCAACCGGCGTCGATGCGCCCACAAAGATGGCGCCCGCGTGCCTGACGCGCGGCACGAGCCGCATCGGCTCGCGCGTTTGAATCGAAAGATGCTCCGGCGCAAAACGATCGATAACCTCGACGATCTCGTCTTCGTTACGCGCGTGGATTAGCCAAGCTCGCTCGCCCAGCACACGGCGCACGATCTCGTTGCGTTCCGTCTCTTTCGACGCCGACAATGCATCGGAAACGCGCTCCAACACCTCGCGGCTGGTTGATACCGTTGCGACGCGCGCATACGGGTCGTGCTCGGCTTGTGCAAGCATCTCGCCCGCAACGAACTCGGGCTGCGAAGCCTCATCTGCGACGACGAGGACTTCGGACGGACCGGCGAGTCCATCGATACCGACTGCGCCGAAGACTTGCCGTTTTGCTTCGGTGACCCAGACGCTGCCGGGTCCAACGATTTTATCGACGGGCGCGATTCGCGACGTGCCGTACGCTAGTGCTCCGATTGCCTGCGCACCTCCGACTGCGTACAGCTCGTCGACACCGCAGAGCACGCAGGCGAAAAGAATCGCCGGATTCACGCCGAGTTTCCCGCGGGCGGGCGGCGTTGCGACGACGATGCGACCGACCCCGGCGAGTTTGGCCGGGACCACCGTCATAATGGCCGACGACGGCAGTGATGCAGTCCCGCCCGGGACATACGCACCGATGCTCGCAAGCGGACGGGCGAGCATTGCATAACGTGAGCCGTCGCGTTCGTCGAATTCGATATCCGGGATGCGTTGCCGCGCATGAAACGCGAGCACGCGTTCACGGGCCAGCTCGAGGCCGGCGGCAACCTCGCTCGGAACGAACGTTCGCGCTTCCTCGGGCGGAGGAAGAGCCACTCGCAGCCGCTCGAGCTTAAAATCCGGATCGTCGAAGCGTCGCGCGTAGTCACGTAGCGCGTCGTCACCGCGCGAACGGACGTCGCGCAAGATTTTTGCGACGCTCGCAACGACGTCTTCATTCGGCGCCCATCCCGGCGCGTAAAGGTCGCTCAGCGCGCCGCGATCGCGGCTTTCAACAATCGGGGGCGGCTTCACGCCCGCACCGGATCGGTTTGGGCTCCCAGACGCTCCAGAAGACCGCGAAGCTCGGCGTACTTCGCGCGGAAGCGAATCGGATTGACGACGAAGCGCGCCGTCGAGCGCTCGATTTCGTCGACGATGACGAGATCGTGGTCGCGCAGCGTGTTTCCCGTTTGCGTAAGATCGACGATGAGATCTGCCAAACCGACGAGTGGTGCAAGCTCGACCGAGCCATGCAGCGGGATGATCTCGACTGGAAGGTCACGTTCCGAGAAAAAGACTTCCGTGCTCCGAACGTACTTCGTTGCGACGCGCAAGAACGTCGGCAACGCCGCACCTTCGTGATAGCGATCGATGCGGCGCGCCGCGACGACCAGACGGCAGGCACCAAATCCGAGATCGGCGAGCTCGCTGACATGACGATCGGTTTCCCACAGAACATCCTTACCGACGATCCCGCAGTCCGCAGCGCCAAACTCGACATAGGCGGGGACGTCACTCGGCCGCAAGAACACGAGCTCAACCTTGTCGTCGACGCGCACTGCAAGGCGCCGGCCTGCGTCTTCCGGCACGTCGATTCCCGCCGCGCGCAGCCGGGCCGCCGCATCGTCGAAGAGCGCACCCTTGGGGACCGCAATCACTAAGCTCATCAGTGCGGAGCCCCGAACGGGCGCGCAACCTCGAGGGGTGTCGACGGTCCTTTGCGCACACGCAGCTCTTTTACGGCCCCGTTACGCGCGACCAAAATGCGCGGAATGCCGTGCGCACGCGCGTCGGCGATCAGCGCTTCATCGCTGAGATCGGCAGAGGCGCAGCGCACCACGTTGCCGGCTGCCCGTTCGCGTGCGGCTACGATATCGGAGCCGGCAACCAGCATATCGATGCGGGGACGTTTGCGGTCGAGATGCCGTCCGCGACGTTCCAGCGCGATCAAAATGCGTTCGATCCCACCCATCCAGCCAACCGCAGGGACGTCAAACCCGAAGCGCGGCAGCAAACTGTCGTAGCGTCCTCCGCCGCAGAGTGAGAATCCGATTTCTTCGATGTAGCCTTCGAAAACGAAACCCGTGTAGTATTCGAGATCGCGCAGCATTGCAAAATCGACGTTGATGCGCCCGCCGATCCCCAGACTCTGAGCGCGATTCAGTAATTGCTCGAGCCGATCGAGTGCAATTTGCGATACCGGTGTGACGCACAGCGGCCTGACTTTATCGAGCGCCTCCAGGCCCCCGCGCAACATCGCATATTCCGTCAGGCGTGGATCGCATTCGCGTAACGCAACGATGTTGCGATCCGAGATCGCCTGCTTGCAACGTTTGCGGTCGCCGGGCGGAATTTGCATCGCTTCCAAAACGCCGTCGACGACGTTCCCGTCATTGATGTCGAACGCTGCATCCGAGAGTCCCACCGCGTCCAGAACCTCGACCGCCATGAACAGCGCCTCGGCATCTGCATCGACGCCGCCCCAGCCGATCAGCTCGACGCCGGCCTGCGTGAACTCGCGCATGCGGCCCTCTTGCGGCTCTTCGTAGCGATACGCCGGCGCAATGTACGAGAGACGAAGCGGCAGTGGATCTTCGCGCATGCGCGTTGACACGAGCCGTGCGATCGGAGTCGTCATCTCAGGGCGCAACGCCATCGCATTGGCTTGACGATCCGTAAAGCGAAACGTTTCGTCGGTCAGCGTGTCGCCGAGACCGAACTCGAGCACTTCGAAGCGCTCGAATCCGGGCGTCATCACTTCTTGATACGACCAGCGTCCGAAGACCGCACGAATTTTCTGCTCGATCTCGCGTTTGCGAGCAAGCTCGTGCGGAAGCCAGTCGCGGACCCCCGCAGGAAGCCGCACTAGGGTGGACCCTCGACGACGTTCACAGCACCAAAGATTCGCTCGAGCTCCTTGCGAACGCTCGCGCTTCCCGTGATCCCACGCTCAACGCGCCGGGATTCCGCGCCCACGTGCAATACGACCGGCACGGGTCCTGGGAATTCCACACATAAAGCGGCTAGCGCGTCGACCTGTTCGCGGCGGCCTACCGAAAGATGCCAACCCGGGGGCAACGGGTCGCTCGCGGGACGAACGAACGGTGTCACCGTCGAGACCTGCATCGTCGCCTCCGGCGGGGCCTCCGTAGCTGCGGCGTTCCCGGGGCGCTCGCGCACACGTATGCGCCCTGAAAGAACGACGATGTGATCCTGCACGAACGGCGCTTGTAATTCATCGTAGAGCTTCGGATAGACGACGCACTCGATGCTGCCGCTCATGTCTTCGAGCGTCGCGATCAGCATTTGTGACTGCGCGCGAGTGAGCGTCCGGCGCACGTGCGTCAAAAGACCGGCGATGGTGACGGCCTCTTCTTCGGTCCGTGTCTTCGCATCGCGAATATTGATCGCCCCGCTGCGTGCGAGAGCCTCGGCGATGTCCGCCAGCGGATGTCCGGAGAGAAACACGCCGAGCGTGTCACGTTCCCAGCCAAGCATCTCTAGCGGATGCGGTGCTGCGAGGTTGCGCAACTTCGGCGCGATCTTCGCGGTGCCGTTCGACTCGCCGAACAATGAGACTTGACCCAGCTCGCGCTCGCGCGCGTGCGCCGCGGCCAGATCGAGCGCCGCATCGATCGCGTCAAGCAGCTGAGCGCGATTGCCCTCGAGTGAGTCAAGCGCCCCCGATTTCACGAGCGCTTCGAAGACGCGCCGATTGGCGTGCTTCGGATCGACGCGGCCGGCGAACTCGAAGATGCCTGTGAACCTGCCACCTTCTTCGCGCGCGTCTAAGATCGAGCGCACCGCATTCTCGCCAACGCCCTTGATCGCTGCCAAGCCGAATCGGATCTGCCCGATCCCGCCATCCGCGAGCGAGGTGAAGTCGACCAACGACTCATTGACGTCGGGCGGCAGCACGGTGATTCCGATCTTGCGCGCTTCATCGATGTACTCGACGAGCTTGTCGGTCTTGTCTTTCACCGAGGTCATCAGTGCGGAGAGATATTGGAGCGGGTAGTTCGCTTTCAGATACGCCGTTTGATAAGCGATCCAGCCATATGCGACCGCGTGGGCCTTGTTGAAACCGTAGCCCGCAAAGGGCTCGATGAACGTGAATATCTCATTTGCAACGCGACGGTCCACGCCCTCACGTTCCGCACCGGCCAAGAATTTCTCGCGGTAGATCGGAACCTGATCTTTGAGCTTCTTGCCCACGACCTTGCGCAACTCATCAGCTTCGGACATCGAGAATCCGGCGATGTCACGCGCGATTTGCATGATCGATTCTTGATAGATTGCGATTCCGTAGGTGTCGCGCAGAATCGGCTCGAGCTTAGGATGCACGTACGTTGTCGGCTCGCGTCCGTGCTTGCGCGCGATATATTTCGGGATCCATTCCATCGGTCCGGGCCGATAGAGGGCCACGAGCGCGACGACGTCGTCGAACGAGTTCGGTCGCAGCTCGGTGACGACGCGCTTCATCCCCTCGGATTCCAGCTGGAAGACCCCGATCGTCTCCGCGCGGCTGAGCATCTCGAACGTCTTCTGGTCGTCGTCCGGAATCTTCTCGAGATCGAAGTCCGGGCTCGTCGTGCGCCGGATTTCGTCGGACGCGTTCTTCATGACGGTGAGATTGCGAAGCCCCAGAAAGTCCATCTTGAGCAGGCCGATCTTCTCGACCCATCCCATGTCGTATTGCGTGTTGACGTCGCCTTCGCCCAGCTTGATCAGCGGTGCATAGTCTATCAACGGCCCCTTCGAGATCACCACCCCGGCCGCGTGCGTCGAAGCGTGACGCGCCATCCCCTCGATCGTACGCGCCGTATCGCACAGCTCGCGAATCTGCGCGTTCATATCGTAGAGCGAACGCAGTTCGGGAATCGATGCGAGCGCTTGTTCGATCGTCAAGCCTCCCGGACCGGAGGGGATCAGCTTCGCAACGCGGTCGACGTCTTGCAGGGGAACGCCGAGCGCGCGCCCTGCGTCGCGGACTGCAGCACGCGCAGCCATCGTCCCAAACGTGACGATTTGCGCGACACGTTCGGTGCCGTATTTTTCCGTCACGTAACGGATGACTTCGTCGCGGCGATCGACACAGAAATCGGTGTCGATATCCGGCATCGAGATCCGATCGGGGTTGAGGAACCGTTCGAAGATCAGCTTGAACTTGAGCGGGTCGAGGTTCGTAATTCCAAGACAGTACGACGCGACGGAACCCACGGCAGAACCACGACCCGGCCCGACCGGAATATCATTGTCGCGCGCGTACTTGATGAAATCCCAAACGATCAGGAAGTACGAGGCGTAGCCCATCTTCTTGATGACCGAGAGCTCGTAGTCGAGCCGCTCTTGCAGCGAGGCATCGTTCGCGGCGCGTTCCTGACCGTAGCGTTCGCTCAAGCCCTCGAGGCACAGCTCGCGGAGATAGTCGTCCGGCGATCGTTCTACCGGGAGCAAATCGCCGCTGACCGCATCGGCTATCGCTATCGAGGTCGCGACCGCTGCGTCGCGCCCGAGACTGAACAGTGACGGCGCCGTAGTGGCGCGCGGCGGCACCGGATAGTCGGGAAGATGAAACACCTTTTCGGGAATCTTGATGTCGATGCGCTTTGCGATCGCGATCGTATTGTCGCAAGCGTCCGGGAGGTCGGCAAAGAGCTCGCGCATTTCGCTCGCCGACTTGACGTAGTACTCCGGCGTGGAAAACTTCAGCCGGTTGGTGTCGGCGACTTGTTTCCCCGTCCCGATGCAAAGCAGCACGTCGTGCGCGACGGCGTCGTCACGCTGCAGGTAGTGTGAGTCGTTGGTCGCGACCAGTGGAATGTTCAGCTCGTGCGCGACCTTGATCAAACCCGTATTGATCGCATCTTCCTCAGGCATCCCGTGACGCATGATTTCGATATAGAAACGGTCACCGAAGATGTCCAAATACGTGCGCGCGGCTCGTTTGGAGCCTTCGTAGTCGTTCTTCAGCAGCGGCGCCGCGCACAAGCCCGACATGCAGCCTGAAAGAACGATGAGGCCATCGTTGTGCTGCGCCAGCAAATCGAGATCGATTCGCGGCTTGTAATAGTAGCCTTCGAGAAAGCCTTTTGAGATCAGAGCGACGAGATTGCGGTACCCGACGAGATCGGCTGCGAGAAGTGTGACGTGCGCCTCATCTCGCACCGTCCGGTCGAAGCGACCTCGGGGAGCGATGTACGCCTCGCACCCGACGATGGGGGTAAGCCCGTGATCCTTCGCCGCGTAGTAGAATTCCATCGCGCCGAACATTACGCCGTGATCTGTGAGCGCAACGGCGGGTGCTCCGTCCTGGGCGGACCGCTTGCAAAGCGCATCGACGCGACATGCGCCATCGAGCAAAGAGTACTCGCTGTGCACGTGAAGGTGGACGAAGGAGTTCAAACCGCTCACAAGGGTTCTTGCGCGGCATAGGACTGCCCTCGGAGGCCTCCGAAGCCGCTTGTTATAGTGGCCGATCCCACTGTTCTTTCGCTCGACGAGTTACGAGCGCGTATCGACGAGCTCGAACGGCGCCTTTCCGAGGTTGAATCGGAGCGCAACGAGCTTGCTGCTGAAAACGCGGAGCTTCTGGTTTTCCAGCAGGTTCTCTCGACGATCAACGCGAGCTTGGCGATCGATGACATTCTCTCAATTGTAATCCGCGGCGTGCGTGAAGCGCTACGCTTCCGCCGGATCATTTTGTTCGACATGGTCGAAGGCCGCGCGCGCCGCCGCCTGGAGACCAACAACGAAGGCAACGTCGTCCCCTCGCGCTCCGGCGATTTCCGCGAGAGCTCGTCGCTGCGCGGCGTGGTCCAGCGGACGATCGACTACCATCTCGGCTCCTCCGGCGACGGCGAATCGCCGGTCGGGGGAACGAAGGGCGCGTACGCGCTCGTCCCGATGATCAGCCGCGATATCGTGCGCGGCGTCTTGTATGTCGAAGGCCCTCCGACCGAGGGGATCACCGACATGCAGGTGCGGATGCTGATCGACTTCGGATCGCAAGCGGCGATCGCAATCGAAAACGCACAGCTGCTCGCCGAGACGCAACAGCTTGCCATGACGGATTCTCTAACAGGGCTTCTCAATCGGCGCGCCCTCGAGCAGATGCTCGACCGAGAGCTGCTCAACGCCGAGCGCTACAACGCGCACCTCGCCTTCTTCATCTTCGATCTGGACGATCTCAAGACGATCAACGATACCGGCGGGCATCCCGCGGGTGACGCCGCCCTAAAGGCGCTGGCCGAAGTTCTTAAAGGAAGCGCGCGTAAGGGCGACATCGTGGCCCGCTACGCCGGCGACGAATTCGTCCTGGTTCTCACCAACACGAATCGGCCAGCTGCCGTCCGCGGCGTCGAACGCGTCTTCACAAACCTCGATCGCCACCACGTCAAAGCCTCGGCGGGCGCCGCTATCTTCCCGAACGACGGAACCGACGGGAAAGCGCTATTCCGCTCGGCCGACGCCGCGCTCTACGTCTCAAAGCAAGCCGGCAAGAACCGCTTCTTTTTCTTCGACGCGTTAACGCAAGCCGCGCAAGCGTCACGTCAACGGGGTTAGTAGCCGGCTCTAGTCGACGTCGATGAGCTTGGTGTGCCCGTCGTCGCAGCTGACGAGCACGTTCGTCATGTGATCGACGACGGTCTGCAGCGTGCGGTCGGTGCACCGGCTGCGCACACGCAGCCACACATACGGCGCGCCTTGCCGCATGGTGTATTTCACGAAGTTGTATTCGATCAGCGGCAGTCTGTTCTCGGAGTACGGATCGATGCGGCTCTTGGCGAGCAGCGCTTCGGCGATCTTATCTTGGGTCTGCTGCGTGATCAGCGAGTCGCGTTGCGCAGCCGAGAGCGTCGTGCCCTCGGAGAAGTCGGCGTTGTTCTCGACCGTCCACAACATGAGACGATCCCAGTCGTCATCGGCAATCGACTTCAGCTTTAGCCCGTAGCGGAAGTGATCGACGCCCTTCACTTTGACGACGTCGCTCCAACGGACAGTCCCGATCACCGTGAACGGTTTTGCCTGAATAACGGCGCCGAGCATGAGCTCGGCGGAAAGATCCTTGACCGGCTGCTGCAAGAGAACGCAGAGCCCGCCTCCGCTGATATCCAGCCCTACGAGCGGTACTCGCTCACCCGGGGTGGCGTAGTAGACGCCCTGAAAAGGCTTTGTCCGACGAAAAAATTTCCGCCGGTTCGGAGTGGACGGCTGCTGCGGCGTCGTGGTCGCCGAGGTCGTCTTAGCCACCGTCGCTATTTAAGCGTAAGCCGCCGCGTATGCCTGCCCGCATGGCCGGAAGACCTCCCATTTTACAAAAACTTACAGGGGGAAGGCCAGCCGGGAAAGGGGAAGCCGCCGTGCGGCCCAGCCTTCCAGAGCCGGTCGCCATTTCGGAGGGACAGTTTTGCGTCTCAAGCGCCATCAAGCCACAGGCATTGGCCTGCTGCTCATCCACGTCATCGCCCTCGCAGCATTCTTGCCGATGTTTTTCAGCTGGTCGGCCTTGTTGGTCGCCTTCGTCTTATACAACATAACGGCGCTGGGGATCACCCTCTGTTATCATCGTACGCTTACGCACCGCGGGTTACGCTTGAACACTGCGGCCGAATACGTCGGCGTGATTTTCGGCGCGCTCGCGTTGCAAGGCGGGCCAATCGAATGGGTCTCGACGCATCGCAAGCATCATGCATTCTCGGACGGCGAGGACGATCCACACACGATGGCCCGCGGTTTCCTGTGGGCGCATTGCTCGTGGCTCTTCCGTCAAAATGCCAAGATGTGCACCGAGGCGGATGTGCGCCACTTCGCGCCGGACGTCGTCGACGTTCCGTTCTATCGTTGGGTCGATCGCAACACGCTTTGGCTGCAAATCGCGCTGGGCGTTGGGCTTTTGGCTGTGGGCGGCTGGTCGTGGGTGATTTGGGGAATCTTTGCACGCCTGGTCGTTTGCTATCACATTACGTGGATGATCAACAGCGTCGCCCATATGATCGGCTACCGTTCATTCAAGACGACCGATCTTTCAACGAATTGCTGGTGGCTCGCGCTCCTGTCGTGGGGCGAAGGCTGGCACAACAACCACCACGCGTTTCCGTTCTCGGCACGTTTCGGACTGCGCTGGTTCGAGTTCGATCCGACCTGGCTGATGCTGCGCGTATTGCGCCTGATGCATCTCGCCCATGAGATCAAGATTCCCACGCGCGAAATGCTCGAGCGCCTGCGCAACCCCGCGAAGCAGAAGCGGGCCGCGCGCGC
Above is a genomic segment from Candidatus Baltobacteraceae bacterium containing:
- the ftsA gene encoding cell division protein FtsA codes for the protein MRSQTLAGLDIGTTKTCAVVAANGPAGLEIIGVGEAPSTGLRRGVVTDLEETVRAIEAATERAERMAGVAISQVYVGVTGEHIQSTNNRGIVAVSGEEREVVHGDVRRVLDASKIINLAADRQIIHALPRHYTVDGHEGVTDPVGMSGGRLEVETHIVTGGATFIANVLKCVHRAGLETAGLVFEPLASSAATLLPEEKHVGVILLDIGGGTTDIAVYVGGGAIHTGTLPVGGNILTNDIALGLKTNFAEAEMVKRTYGSAAKFELGDETSFSVKTLDGRNSRMVTTQELRAIIEPRISELFRMARAHISEHVARDMILAEVVLTGGGARLSGIDAAASEIFGLPTRIGYPSTLAGLNDAVKQPEYATAVGLVIFGPKSDGAPANGHKRGVVGRLGTWLGDLWN
- a CDS encoding FtsQ-type POTRA domain-containing protein; this encodes MTTVRRRAKPSLLARLRVFWIFIVLLLIAAGVAGFRIATWPGFTPKNVDVYGTKHVAVADVLKRAAIPSNRNAWLIDKHAAETRVDAIPWVQSTRIHRSLPASVRIVVVERTPAACVQSASARYLVDANGHVIETSCNDGPRAVVIGWPGLTPQQAGSTIDVAQLTRFLSDVRTLRANHVDPVYSAFDRFGGLDVTLSGGIAVRFGDDRDLAQKATLVDPILQTYGKRSRDVAVIDLRAPSTPVVEERSHHK
- a CDS encoding Cof-type HAD-IIB family hydrolase, translated to MTQIRLVALDLDGTLVSTKLQISQNVKTAITRARGAGVAFTMVTGRMFSAARPFAAAIGIEGPIVCYHGAATYVVASGERLAHTPMPIAAGLRVFERTAGEGVRALGYFEDKLYTEVNDEYTRSYTALAKVEAHEVGPLAKFFAERPSTKINCVLDPKLAGAYAEELRIWLAGDASVTRSQPEFVEVIDANVDKGRALTTVAKYYGVELAETMAIGDSWNDVPLITSAGFGVAMGTAPPELREKADAIVAGVEQDGVAEAIERFILSAA
- the hisD gene encoding histidinol dehydrogenase, with translation MKPPPIVESRDRGALSDLYAPGWAPNEDVVASVAKILRDVRSRGDDALRDYARRFDDPDFKLERLRVALPPPEEARTFVPSEVAAGLELARERVLAFHARQRIPDIEFDERDGSRYAMLARPLASIGAYVPGGTASLPSSAIMTVVPAKLAGVGRIVVATPPARGKLGVNPAILFACVLCGVDELYAVGGAQAIGALAYGTSRIAPVDKIVGPGSVWVTEAKRQVFGAVGIDGLAGPSEVLVVADEASQPEFVAGEMLAQAEHDPYARVATVSTSREVLERVSDALSASKETERNEIVRRVLGERAWLIHARNEDEIVEVIDRFAPEHLSIQTREPMRLVPRVRHAGAIFVGASTPVAAGDYIAGTNHVLPTAGAARFASGLRLADFMRTMSLVEYSDARMQQDADVLASLADFEGLPAHAQSARMRKR
- the hisG gene encoding ATP phosphoribosyltransferase, with the translated sequence MSLVIAVPKGALFDDAAARLRAAGIDVPEDAGRRLAVRVDDKVELVFLRPSDVPAYVEFGAADCGIVGKDVLWETDRHVSELADLGFGACRLVVAARRIDRYHEGAALPTFLRVATKYVRSTEVFFSERDLPVEIIPLHGSVELAPLVGLADLIVDLTQTGNTLRDHDLVIVDEIERSTARFVVNPIRFRAKYAELRGLLERLGAQTDPVRA
- the hisZ gene encoding ATP phosphoribosyltransferase regulatory subunit, with the protein product MRLPAGVRDWLPHELARKREIEQKIRAVFGRWSYQEVMTPGFERFEVLEFGLGDTLTDETFRFTDRQANAMALRPEMTTPIARLVSTRMREDPLPLRLSYIAPAYRYEEPQEGRMREFTQAGVELIGWGGVDADAEALFMAVEVLDAVGLSDAAFDINDGNVVDGVLEAMQIPPGDRKRCKQAISDRNIVALRECDPRLTEYAMLRGGLEALDKVRPLCVTPVSQIALDRLEQLLNRAQSLGIGGRINVDFAMLRDLEYYTGFVFEGYIEEIGFSLCGGGRYDSLLPRFGFDVPAVGWMGGIERILIALERRGRHLDRKRPRIDMLVAGSDIVAARERAAGNVVRCASADLSDEALIADARAHGIPRILVARNGAVKELRVRKGPSTPLEVARPFGAPH
- the dnaE gene encoding DNA polymerase III subunit alpha, translated to MSGLNSFVHLHVHSEYSLLDGACRVDALCKRSAQDGAPAVALTDHGVMFGAMEFYYAAKDHGLTPIVGCEAYIAPRGRFDRTVRDEAHVTLLAADLVGYRNLVALISKGFLEGYYYKPRIDLDLLAQHNDGLIVLSGCMSGLCAAPLLKNDYEGSKRAARTYLDIFGDRFYIEIMRHGMPEEDAINTGLIKVAHELNIPLVATNDSHYLQRDDAVAHDVLLCIGTGKQVADTNRLKFSTPEYYVKSASEMRELFADLPDACDNTIAIAKRIDIKIPEKVFHLPDYPVPPRATTAPSLFSLGRDAAVATSIAIADAVSGDLLPVERSPDDYLRELCLEGLSERYGQERAANDASLQERLDYELSVIKKMGYASYFLIVWDFIKYARDNDIPVGPGRGSAVGSVASYCLGITNLDPLKFKLIFERFLNPDRISMPDIDTDFCVDRRDEVIRYVTEKYGTERVAQIVTFGTMAARAAVRDAGRALGVPLQDVDRVAKLIPSGPGGLTIEQALASIPELRSLYDMNAQIRELCDTARTIEGMARHASTHAAGVVISKGPLIDYAPLIKLGEGDVNTQYDMGWVEKIGLLKMDFLGLRNLTVMKNASDEIRRTTSPDFDLEKIPDDDQKTFEMLSRAETIGVFQLESEGMKRVVTELRPNSFDDVVALVALYRPGPMEWIPKYIARKHGREPTTYVHPKLEPILRDTYGIAIYQESIMQIARDIAGFSMSEADELRKVVGKKLKDQVPIYREKFLAGAEREGVDRRVANEIFTFIEPFAGYGFNKAHAVAYGWIAYQTAYLKANYPLQYLSALMTSVKDKTDKLVEYIDEARKIGITVLPPDVNESLVDFTSLADGGIGQIRFGLAAIKGVGENAVRSILDAREEGGRFTGIFEFAGRVDPKHANRRVFEALVKSGALDSLEGNRAQLLDAIDAALDLAAAHARERELGQVSLFGESNGTAKIAPKLRNLAAPHPLEMLGWERDTLGVFLSGHPLADIAEALARSGAINIRDAKTRTEEEAVTIAGLLTHVRRTLTRAQSQMLIATLEDMSGSIECVVYPKLYDELQAPFVQDHIVVLSGRIRVRERPGNAAATEAPPEATMQVSTVTPFVRPASDPLPPGWHLSVGRREQVDALAALCVEFPGPVPVVLHVGAESRRVERGITGSASVRKELERIFGAVNVVEGPP